The stretch of DNA CACTGGTGGGACAAGTTGGACGCGCGCTGCAAGCGCATCCTGGAAGAATGGGACGCCACAGCCGAGCGCTATCGCCAGGAGACGTTCACCTACAAAGTGCGGGACCGGGAGATTCGCACGCCGCTCTACCACACATCGCTTGCCGGCACCCGGGTGCCGCGCGTGGCGCTGCCGCGCTATGAAGACCCCGGAGAACGGTTGCGATTTGCGCTCCTAGAGAATCTGCCGGGCTACTTTCCGTACACCGCCGGCGTTTATCCGTTCAAGCGCACCGAGGAAGAACCTACGCGCATGTTCGCCGGCGAAGGAACGCCCGAACGCACCAATCGTCGTTTCCACTACATCTCGGAGGGCATGGCAGCCAAGCGGCTCTCGACCGCTTTCGACTCGGTGACGCTCTACGGCCGCGATCCAGATGAACGTCCGGACATCTACGGCAAGATCGGCAATGCGGGCGTGTCGATCTGCACGCTCGACGACATGAAGAAGCTCTACTCGGGCTTCAACCTGTGCGATCCGAAGACGAGCGTGTCGATGACCATCAACGGGCCGGCGCCCATGATTCTGGCTATGTTCCTGAATACGGCCATCGACCAGCAGGTGGAGTACTACCTGCGGGAGATCGGGCGCTGGGAAGAGGTGGCCCGCGTCATTGCCGAGCGTCTGGGAGACGACCGGCCACGCTACGTGCCGTTCGGGCCACAGGGACGGGTCGACAGCCTGCCTCCTACGCATGACGGCACCGGACTGGGCCTGCTGGGAACAAGCGGCGCCGAACTGGTCGAATGGGGCCTGCTGGACCGCGAAACCTATGAAAATATCAAGGCCCGGGCGCTCTCCGTTGTGCGCGGCACCGTGCAGGCCGACATCCTCAAGGAAGACCAGGCGCAGAACACCTGCATCTTTTCCACCGAGTTTGCGCTGCGCCTGATGGGAGACGTGCAGCAGTATTTCATTGACCACAAAGTCCGCAATTTTTACTCCGTCTCGATCTCCGGGTACCACATCGCCGAAGCAGGGGCCAATCCGATCACGCAACTGGCCTTTACGCTGGCCAATGGTTTCACGTACGTGGAGTACTACCTGAGCCGGGGCATGCACATCGACGACTTTGCGCCCAACCTGTCGTTCTTCTTCTCAAATGGCATGGATCCAGAGTACAGCGTGATCGGGCGCGTGGCCCGGCGCATCTGGGCCGTGGTGATGCGGGACAAATACGGCGCTAACGAACGCAGCCAGAAACTCAAATACCACATCCAGACCTCCGGGCGCAGCCTGCACGCCAAAGAAATTGCCTTCAATGACATCCGCACGACGTTGCAGGCGCTGATGGCCATCTACGACAACTGTAACTCGCTGCACACCAACGCCTACGACGAGGCCATTACGACTCCGACTGAAGAGAGCGTCCGGCGTGCTATTGCAATCCAGTTGATCATCAACAAAGAGTTAGGGCTGGCCAAAAACGAAAATCCCCTGCAGGGCAGCTTCATTATCGAGGAACTGACCGATCTGGTTGAAGAAGCCGTGCTTCGAGAGTTTGAGCGCATCGACCGCCGAGGGGGGGTGCTGGGCGCCATGGAATCGATGTACCAGCGGGGCAAAATTCAAGAAGAATCGTTGCTCTACGAGCGCAAAAAGCATAGCGGCGAGCTTCCCATCATCGGCGTCAATACGTTTCTGCCCAAGAACGGCGAGTCGCACGATGCGCCGACGGCGCTCATGCGCTCGCATGAAGAGGAAAAGCGGCACCAACTTGAGAACCTGCGCGCTTTTCAGCGGCGGAATGCCCACCGGGCGCCCCATATGCTGGAGCGGCTGCAGCAGGTCGCGCGTCGCGGGGAGAACGTGTTTGCCGAGTTAATGGAGACGGTGCGCTACTGTTCGCTGGGGCAGATCACGCAGGCGCTGTTTGAAGTAGGGGGCGAGTACCGTCGGAATATGTAGCCAGAGCCTGGACGCTGGGTGCGCTAAGAGGCAAAGCGCGTTTGCACCCGAGCGTCCATTTGCTCGACTTTTTCTACCAGTTGTTGCTTATAGTCCAGCATACGCTGGAGTAGAGTTGCATCACTCGAGGCCAGGATCTGCACGGCCAGCAGGCCAGCGTTGCGCGCCTGCCCGATCGCCACAGTAGCCACCGGCACGCCCCCCGGCATCTGTACAATAGAGAGGAGCGAATCAAGACCTTGAAGGTGACGGGTCGGAACGGGCACGCCAATAACCGGTAACGGTGTAGCAGCGGCAATCATACCGGGGAGATGGGCAGCGCCGCCTGCGCCGGCAATAATCACTTTAAGCCCTCGCGTGTGGGCCGTGCGGGCATATTCCAGCATCCGGTGGGGGGTGCGGTGGGCTGAAAGTACCCGGATCTCGTAAGGCACTTCAAAGGCGTCGAGCACGTGGGCTGCTTCTTCCATGACGGGCAGATCGGATTCACTGCCCATAGCAATACCGACCAGCGGCGTAGCGGCGGCAGGCATGACGGTTGCAGGTTGGTTTACAGGTAGCGAGCAATCAGGTCGGCGGCTGTTTCAGCGCGGCGGCGCACGTCTTCCGGATCGGTTCCAGTAGCGGTAACGTGGCCCATTTTACGTCCGGGTCGCACCTGCGTTTTCCCATACAGGTGCACGGCCACGCCTGGAATGCGCAGCGCCTCCGGCAGCCCGCGGAGCTCAATGCTGTTGCTGCTGCGTCGTCCCAGAATGTTGACCATGACGGCTACAGGTTCTCGCAGCTCAGGCGATCCCAGCGGCCAGTCGAGCACAGCCCGTACATGGTTCTCAAATTGAGAGGTATAGCACCCTTCGATGGTGTAGTGCCCCGTGTTATGCGGGCGCGGCGCTAATTCATTGATCAAAATGCGCCCATCGGCCAGTTCAAACAGTTCTACCGCGGTAATCCCGATGCCCCCAACAGTTTCAACAGCAGCCCGTGCTACGCGCCGGGCTTCCTCTGCGACGGCGGGGTCAATGGCAGCCGGGGCCTGCACCAGGTAGCAGCGGTGGTCTTGCTGCCGGGTATAGACTACCGGGTAGATCACTTCTTCTCCGCCGGGACTCCGAGCCACCAGCACGGCCAGTTCTCGAACGAATGGAACCCAGGCCTCGACAAGCAGGCCATCTTCCTGGGCTAACCGGGCCCATCCGGTCTGCAACGCCTCCGGCGAGCGAGCGGTGAAGTTGCCGTAGCCGTCGTAAGAGCCGCGGTAGCGTTTCAGCACGACCGGATAGCCAAACCGCTCCGCGGCAGCCTGAGCTTCCTCCAGCGTTGCGCAGCAGGCAAACGCAGGGAGTGGCAGTCCGGCTTCGGCCAGCACGCGCTTTTGCTGCCCTTTATCTCGAATGATTTGAAGGGTTTCCGCACGAGGCCAGAGCGTGGTGCCTTCAGGCAGTACCGGTTCCAGCACGTCAGCCGGCGCCCATTCACTCTCGACCGTTACTACCGTGCAGCCTTCGGCAAAGCGGCGCAGCACGTCGGGGTCCTGCCAGTTTCCAACGACCACTTCGCCCAGGCCTTCGGCCGAGCCAGTAGGCTGGGGGACCAGAAACCGCACCTGAAGGCCCATCCGAAGGGCAGCCATCGCCGTCATGCGGCCAAGCTGTCCCCCGCCCAGAATGCCAATAACCGGAATATTTGGGGTTCGAACCACCGACATCCCGATGAGCTTGCGGCGTTTTTCGTACATGCGCCCCAAAATACAGGGAATCGCCGAACGAGACAATGGAAGCTCTGCAAAGGATCTCCTAAACTCTCGAATTGACAGCAGGCGTGTTAAGCAAGGCCCATTTTCCGGGAAGCAGACGCAGGGTGGCCTCTCCGCGGGTCGGTAGACGTAGGATAGCAGGTCCGCTTGCTTGCAGCTCCCTGAAACTTAAGCGGCCCGGCGCACTGGGCGACTTACTGCAGACCGAGCACTTCTGGTCCCTGGATGAACACGATGTCCACCGGAATGCCGGCCTGCTGAATGCGGGCCAGGTCGGCGCGGAGCGTGTCGTCTATCTGGCCATAGCGTGCGATGAAATCGGCCGTGGCCGCATAGTCGCCGTCGCCCTGCAGGCGAAGGATTTGCTCTGACAGCGCATTTACGGCCGTTTCCATGCGTTCCGGAACGATGCGATAGGTGCCGGTGGCCGGATCTCGGGTAAAGGCTCCTTGCTCTTTGAAAAAGTTAAACCGAATCAGATTGGCCCGGCCGTGCGCGCTGGCAGCACCGAAGCGGATGGAGCGAAAGATGCCTGCCAGGAAGGTAACGTAATGGTCCATCGGGTCCGCTTCCCACTCGTTTTGTTCGATCAGCCAGGTGACCATGTACAGGCCCAGCACGTCGGCCTTGCCTTCCTCCATGGTTGTGTACAGGTCACGCAGCGCTTCCCGGACAGTCCCGCGGCCCGTGATTGTGTGCTTAATGCCCAGTCCGTGGGCCACTTCGTGGAACATTGTATTGCCAAAGAAGGCATCGAAGGTAACGTGCGGTCGCTGATCTTCGGCAATCAGGATGTCGGCAATGGGGAGGAGGATCTTCTCAAACTTGGCACGCATCACGTTTTTGAGTTGCAGGCGGCGCGTGCCTTTTTCGAGCTGTACGCGCTCGTCGTTGGGCAGGTTGACTGCAATGGTTTTGGCGCCGGCGTTTGCGTCCCCTGCGTAATAGAGGGCATCGTAGGCGCCCAGGTCGGAGTCGGTACCCGGCTGTTCCTGTTTGTACGCTTCCGGTACGGGGAGGGCTGCCTGCAGCGCAGGCAGTAGTGTGGTGTAGCGGTTGAGGCGCTGGCTCCAGGTGGGGTCTTTGAGCAGCACAAAGGCTTCGGCCGCTGCCTTGTAGCCGAAGAGTTGATCTTCATAGGTTTCAATAGGGCCAATAATCACGTCGATGGTGTTTGTTTTCATGTCGAGCCAGGCGCGGTCACTTTCGTAGTAGTCGTCGGTCAGAAGCGCTTCAGCCCGAAGGGTGAGGTAGCGGCGAAGCCCTTCATCTTCGGCCAGCTCGGCTGCCTGGCGAAGTAGTGCGGCGGCCCGCTGGACGTGTGAGGCAAAGAATTTGTGGTACGGAATGGCAACAAGCCGCCCCCGGGCGTCTCGCCGGACCATGGTGTAAAGGCTGCGAAGTGCCGGGTTGTGGGCCGCGGCTGCTTCAAATTCTTCGGGCGTCATGTCGGCCGGGTAAAAGTTAGCGCCAGGCGGTTTAGGACCTGTGCCTTCAAGAAAAGGCCGGTTGCCCTCCAGCCGATCCCAGGGGCCATAGTTTATCTCCACAAAACGTCGAAGACCAGGATCTTCGATGGTGGCCAGCAAAGAGTCCAGGTTGCCGTAAGCCTGTACCTTGAAGATAGCGTCCATCTCACGTGCTGCTTCAATGAGCAGACGGAGGATTTGGCGTTGATTGTCTGACAGTCCGCTCAGATCCGCTTCAAGCCGAAAAGGAGCATATTTGCGGAGCAGGGTCTGGGCTTCCGGCGAGGCGCCGGGTACGACCAGCAGCGCGTCGTGGGTTGTTTCCGGCATGGTTTCCGGGGGTTCACAGGCGATAAGGAAACTGCATATTCCGAGTAAGAGGCACCAGCGCATGGCAGCATATCAACAGGTGGCAAAACAGGGTAAAAGAAGATGCGGGATACCCGGCATACTTGCAAGAGGACGCAGCCTTAAAAGAAGCTGAGCAAGACGGGCGTTTATGAGTTATCGTTAAAAGACTTAACAACTTGACTGTAAAACGAATGCCCATTACATTTCTCACAGATGCCGTTCTGTGCCCGTAGAGGAGGCCCATCAGTTCAGAGATGGTGTCGATTTCCGGGTGCGGCTGTTTGCCAGGAGCCTTCCAACCGCATAGAAACGCTGGGAGCAAATGCATCAGGGCTTGCGCTGGCAGATCCTGTGTCTGGTCTGGTTGCTGGGGGGGTGCATGCAGTCGGTGTATGGACCGCGTCTGTTTCCGGCAGAAGAGCCCCCACCCCAGGCCTCTGATACTCCGTTAAAGGTACACCTGTACAACGGCGGTGTCATAGTACTGGAGCACTGGGAGCAGCGGGGATCGATGCTGGTGGGGACAGGCATCCGCTACGATGTGCACCGGCAGCCTGAAGGAGCGCTGCAGGAGCATCACATCCCTGTAGATTCCATTGCTCTGCTGGAAATGCATGTGCGGGAAGGGAGTCGGCCCATCGGCGTGGCTGGACTGGCCGTCTGGAGCGTGCTGTACGGAGCCCTTACGGTGAGCTGTGTGATTAATCCGAAAGCCTGTTTTGGCTCGTGTCCTACTTTTTACGTAGAGACTCCGACAGGGGAAATACTGGTTGCGGAAGGGTTTTCGTCCAGCATTGCCCGGGCGCTGGAGGCGCGCGATGTGGACGCTCTGTTTACGGCACAGACACGCGGCGGAGTCTTCACGCTGACGATGCGGAACGAGGCGTTGGAAACCCACGCTGTTCGGCGGTTGCGTCTGCTGGCCGTGCCTCGTCCCTCCGGGCGCCGCGTGCTGGCCGGAGCAGACGGACGGTTTTATCCAGCCCGTACGCTGCTGCCGCTGGTGCGCTGCCAGGCTCCAGAGGGCGATTGCCGCCGCATGCTGATTGCCCTGGACGGCAGTGAGCGCCGTTCTCCGGCCGATGCGCATAATCTGGCGGCTCGCGAAGTGCTCGAGCTAACGTTTCCGCCGGCGCAGGGACGTCTGGCACTGGTACTGGGCATTCGCCAGTCCTTACTGACCACGTTCCTGCTGTATGAGACCATGGGATTCCTGGGCCGTCGTTTTGGCGAGGTGCTGGCGGCCTTGGAGCGCATGGGACCGGTGGCAGCCCGGCAGCAGTTTCAGCGTGTAACCCAACTGGTGGGCACCCTGGAAATAACCGTCTGGGATGGACAGCGATGGGTAGACGTGGGAACGCACCGGGAGGCTGGTCCACTGGCGACCGACGTGGTAGCCTATCCCTTTGACCACCAGCGCGACGACTCGGTGCGCATTCGGTTGCGTGCGGCCAGAGGAGCCTGGCGGTTGGACTGGGTTGGCGTGGCTCTGCTGGATCGTCCGGTCGAGGCGCAGGCGTTTGAACCGGCGATAGTCCACGTTAAGGGCATGCCGGATACCACAGCCCTTGCCCTGTTGCGAGACCCCGACCGCTATCTGGTCACCTATCCAGGTGCCCTTTATCAGATCACCTTTACGCTGCCTGCAGCTCCGGAAGGATGGGAGCTCTTTCTGGAGAGCCAGGGCTACTACTATGAATGGATGCGGGCTGCATGGTGGCAGGATGAAGACTCGCTGCAGGCTGCTCTGATGCTCTACCAGCCCGAACAGGCGCTCCGATTACTGGCACCACGCTATAAACAGGTAGAGGCCGAACTGGAACGCACATTCTGGAACAGTCGCTTTCGACGATAGCCATGCCACGCTGGTTTTTCTGGATCCTCTGGACCGGCCTTGTGCTGGAACCAGGAGCCGTGAGGGGACAGGCGCCGCAGCGTAACGCCCCGCGCGGGTACAGTATCCGACTTTATGTGGAGCAGGGGCAACAGCTTAAGGGGGAGCTGCTGGCCGTTACGCAGGACACCCTCTGGTTGCTGACCGATGCAGAAATTCGGCCGCTGCGTCTGGAGAGCATCTCTCAGGTGCAGGTGCGTTATCCAGGCATTCGCCGCAGCCATCTGATGCGCTGGAGTGTGATTGGAGGAGGAGTGACCGGCATTGCCCTTACGGGCGCATGCATGAGCGTATCGGAGGGGTGTGTCGGCGTGTTTGCGCTCAGCATGGGCCTGTGGCTTGTCGCAGGTGGCGTCGCAGCGCTGTTTACCCATCCTCCGCATCTATGGGTGGTGCCGGATTCTCAAGCGCTGGTTCCTTATGCCCGGTTTCCGCAGGGGCTCCCGCCCTCCATGCGCCCGTCCGGTCATTAGCGGAAAAAGTTACGGGTGCCACCGCAGGCGCAGTCCTCCGATCAGCACGCTGCCGGCGCGGGTGTCGGGGTGCTGTACCCATTGCAGGTCGAGTTGAAGCTGCACGGTAGCGCTGAGCGCCAGCAGGTAGGTGCCTTCCAGGATCCATTCTGTATGATGCACGCGGCTGCCAGGCTGCCGCCGGAGGCGACGATAGGCCCTGCTGTTGTGGGCTGCGGCAAGGGCCAGGCCCATGCGGTCGTTCGGACGCCCCGGAAGCCACCCCTGGCCGCTGAAGCCGCCGCCGGTATAAGCGCCAAATCGATTCACCTGCGGATGGGCGAAGCCGATGCGCAGAAATGCCCAGAGCGTTCGCGTCCCTGCTGTGTATAGGCGAGATTCCGCCAGCAGATAGCCCCCCCAGTTGCCCCGTTGCCAGCGGTCTGCATAAAGCCATTGAAAACGAGCAGTGTAATACCAGAAGCCCAGGGCCAGTTTGCGATGGTAGGCAGGCTCATGCAGGCGGCTGACCCATCGAATCGGCGACCAGTCGGCCAGACGCTTCAGGGCATATAACTGCGTACCTATTTCGGCTACCCCCAGCAGCCCATCGTTGCGTCCAAAAACGATAGAGGTACCTGTCTGATGGTGCGTGTGGCCGGGGGCCCCGTCCAGCAGGACAAGCTGCAAGTAACCGGCTTTGCGAGACGTAAGGGGGAACCCGAGACGAACGCGGAGCCCTACCGTGGTAACAGGAAAAATGGAAGGTCCCTGCGGCCGGCTATTGGCCAGTTCTGGTCCGATTCCAAAAGAGCTGTTCAGAAAGAGCTCGGCTGCTTGCAGCACGTCGAATTCACTGTTCAGGTCATAAAGGCCAATCAGCAGAGAAAGCCGGTCGTTAGCTGTTACGTGCTCAATAAACGCTTCATAGAGCCGCCAGGAGGTGGGTGCTTCAATGTTGCTAACGCTCTGCGCGACGCCGATGCGCTCGCTAAGGGTACGCCCCTGGTTGCCCAGGCCGTAAAAGAAAAGCGTCGTTCGCGAGGTAAGCCGAAGCGTCAGGGTTACGTCGATGTTGTCCATCCACACCGGCCGGGTTGAAGCGCCGACCAGTGGGCTCATCAGGTCCACCGTATAAGTCACGGACAGTTTGGACGGGAACTGGCTGGTGTCGGCAGTTAGCAGCCAGCCGCCCAGCCCCAGCACCAGCGCTAGCATCCAGACGATTTAAGTTTTTAGGTATGACTAAAAAACACCTTCCAAGATACGGAACGGGGTTACATGGCGCAAGAGGGGCGTTCGGTGATGAGGCAGGATTTGCAAGGATGATTGCACGCTATGTACCTGAGGATACTTCAGGGAGTGCGTGAAGTCTTGGCTGTTTGCTTGCTCGGGTTGCGCCGGGCAGGCAAAATCACCTTTGGCGCTGTGGGGGGCCGGGTTGATCGGAGGGGACTGTCTGGATCTGGAATGCGGGGGATGCTTTACGCGGGTTATCTTTATTGGCGCTCTGATTAAGCTGGTACGTCTGCTGCAGCCCCGGAAGCATACATGAGGCAGCCTGCTTATGCCATTGCAAAGAATTGGTGAGACGTTGGCAGTCGTGTACTAAACGATTAGCTGTTTCGTTTGTATTTTTCTGATAGGGCCGTAGGATTGTGCGGTCTGGTTTGCTTTTCTGGCGAAGAAAGTCCCACCACGACCGAGTAAACACCGGCACGCGTGTCATGATTGAGGTACGCGAGCTGACAAAGCGCTATGGGTCGGAGGTGGCGGTTGATCGCATCTCCTTTACGGTGCGGTCAGGTGAAGTGCTGGGGTTTCTCGGGCCCAACGGGGCCGGGAAGACCACCACAATGAAAGTGATTACCTGTTACCTGCCTCCGACCGAAGGTACTGTCCTGGTGGACGGGCTGGACGTGCGGCAGGATAGCCTGGCGATTCGGCAAAAGATCGGGTATTTGCCAGAGAACACGCCCCTTTACCCCGACATGGTTACCTACGATTATCTGGAGTTTATGGCGGCCATGCGGGGGCTGGATGGGGCGATGCGTCGGCGTCGCCTGGCCGAAGTGATTGAGGTGTGTGGGCTGGGAGACGTGCTCACCAAGCGCATTGATGCCCTCTCGAAGGGATATCGCCAGCGCGTGGGGCTGGCGCAGGCCATGGTGCATGATCCCCCGATTTTGATTCTGGACGAGCCCACCTCTGGCCTGGATCCCAATCAGATTGTTGAGATTCGGAGCCTGATTAAGACGCTCGGGCGTGAAAAAACGGTCATTCTCTCGACGCACATCCTGCCCGAGGTGCAGGCTTCGTGCGACCGGGTGCTCATTATCCATCGGGGACGTATTGTAGCCGATGGTACGCCTGAGGAGCTACAGTCGGCCCATGGGGGGCAGCGCATCCTGTTCGGGGTGCAGGCGCCGGAGGCGGAGGTGCGCGCAGCGCTGGAGCGGGTCGATGGCGTGCAGATAGAGGAGGCCCGGATGGACAGCGACGGTACTGTACTCCTGCGATTGCGCACCGACGGCCGGCAAGACCTGCGTCCAGAGTTGTTCCGGTTGGCTGTTGAACGGGGCTGGACGCTTACTGAGCTGCATCGGGAGCGGGTGGATCTGGAGGAAGTGTTCCGCCAGCTTACCATGAACTAAACGGGTGGCAACGATGCGGGAGATCTGGATTCTCACGCGACGCGAACTGCGGGCGTTTTTTGACAGTCCTTCTGCCTATATCGTACTGAGCGTGTTTCTGTTGATTACGGGGTGGTTCTTTGGCAACAGCCTGTTTGTAGAAAACGTGGCTTCGTTGCGCTCGGTTTTTGACCTGGCGCCCGTGCTGTTCATGTTCTTTATTCCGGCGCTCACGATGGGCACCTTCGCCGAGGAGCGCCGGGCCGGTACCATTGAGCTGTTGCTGACGCTCCCTGTGCGCGATGGGCAGGTGATCGTTGCCAAACTGCTCTCTGTGGTCACGGTATTGCTGGTGGCGTTGGCCCTGACCGGGATCTACGTGCTAACGCTGGCTGTGCTGGGCGACCCCGACAACGGGGCAACGCTCGGAGGGTATCTCGGGCTGGCGCTGCTGGGCCTGTCTTGCAGCGCTCTGGGACTGCTGGCCTCCAGCCTGACGCGCAACCAGATTGTGGCCTTTATTCTGGGATTTGCGATGATTTTTGGGCTGTATCTGCTGGACAAGGTCACCATCTTTGTGCCGGGCTGGCTGGCTCCGATTCTGGAATATCTGAGCATTGATTTTCACTACCGCAACTTGATGCGGGGCGTTATTGATTCGCGCGACGTGCTCTACTACCTGTCGCTAACCGTGTTTGCCGGTTTGCTGACTGCGTACCACCTGGCACGACGTCCGGAGTGAGCCATGCAACGGAATTGGACCACACGCACGACGCTGCTGCTGGCGGGGCTAATTCTGGTTGTACTCAACCTGATCGGCCTGAACGTTTTCTTCCGTCTCGATCTGACGGACGACCGGGTCTATTCGCTCTCCGAGGCTTCCATTGAAACGGTTCGCAATCTGGACGACCCGGTTACCGTACGGGTATTCTTTACGGCTGATTTGCCTGCTCCGTACAGCAGTTACCGGCGGTTTTTGCGGGATAAGTTGGACGAGTACCGCGCCTACGGAGGCAACAAGTTTCAGTATGAATTCCTGGACCCGGGAGCCGACGAGTCGTTGCAGCAGGAGGTCGCCCGCTACAACATTCCACCGGTGCAGGTGCAGGTGATTGAGGATGACAATCTGCAGATTAAAAATGCCTACATGGGGCTGGTCATTGAATATGGGGGCGAGCGGGAAACGATTCCGGTGATTGAGGACCTCTCGACGTTGGAGTATGACCTGACCAGCGCCATCCGAAAGCTCACGCGCGAGCGGCTTCCCGTGGTGGGATTGTTGACCGGGCACGGAGAGACCGGACGGGCGGCAATGGAGACGTTCTGGCGGGGATTGGAACGCAACTATGACGTGCGGACCGTTACGGTAAAGGGAGACAGCACGCTGGATCCGCGGCCGGATGTACTCTTCATCATTGCGCCGACTGATACGTTTCCAGAACCCCACCTGCAGGTGCTGGATCGGTATCTGATGGAAGGGGGGCGCATTGCGGTGCTGCTAAACCGGATCAATGCAAACTTGCAGTTTGGCTTTGCCAGTGAGCAGGAGACCCGACTGGAGGAGCTGCTGGCGCATTACGGGGCCGTTGTGCGGCCTGACCTG from Rhodothermus profundi encodes:
- a CDS encoding GldG family protein, which produces MQRNWTTRTTLLLAGLILVVLNLIGLNVFFRLDLTDDRVYSLSEASIETVRNLDDPVTVRVFFTADLPAPYSSYRRFLRDKLDEYRAYGGNKFQYEFLDPGADESLQQEVARYNIPPVQVQVIEDDNLQIKNAYMGLVIEYGGERETIPVIEDLSTLEYDLTSAIRKLTRERLPVVGLLTGHGETGRAAMETFWRGLERNYDVRTVTVKGDSTLDPRPDVLFIIAPTDTFPEPHLQVLDRYLMEGGRIAVLLNRINANLQFGFASEQETRLEELLAHYGAVVRPDLVMDRQSSVVTMQRTVGFFRVAQMIEYPFFPIATRFNLDHPMVSRLREVFFYYVSSIDTSAALPAGVTRIPLVYSSPQSATQQGFFTIQPAMLPATENLQDGPYVLAVALHGTFPSAYDTTRVGKPARLVVVGDGDLVNEQRYGGQIPPGNLAFALNIADWLGQDEALLTIRTKSIAPRALEPVSESLRPFIKYANILGPVVLVVLFGLIRWRIRRQRQILLTT